The following proteins are encoded in a genomic region of Toxotes jaculatrix isolate fToxJac2 chromosome 3, fToxJac2.pri, whole genome shotgun sequence:
- the lrrc38b gene encoding leucine-rich repeat-containing protein 38 has translation MLPCVCWLQPILILLSSVLWTRGENCPATCLCPDPHTVDCSGRGLTRLPNEIPLDVRRLLLADNWIPRIPSDFLVLYSDLVYLDLRNNSLSHIEPGTLSTSSRLVFLDLGSNNLTEIPKGMFGESRSLIKLRLGNNPYLSLVSEDAFLGLTSLRELELERNALSALKVGALSQLPSLRVVRLEGNPWVCNCNFANLFTWLMENSHKLPNGVEGMECSLPMDGRRVSLTQLSKDSFRECQATLTLTDLLIIIFSGISVSVVAIMTSFFLASTVHCFQRWSKGTKGDEEESEE, from the exons ATGTTGCCATGTGTCTGCTGGCTCCAACCTATCCTCATCTTGCTGTCCTCTGTCTTATGGACCCGGGGGGAAAACTGCCCAGCAACCTGCCTGTGCCCAGATCCTCACACCGTGGACTGCAGTGGCCGTGGGCTGACCCGTCTACCCAATGAGATCCCCTTGGATGTGCGCAGGCTTTTGCTGGCTGACAACTGGATACCCCGCATCCCCTCGGACTTCCTGGTTCTGTACAGTGACTTGGTCTACTTAGACCTCCGGAACAACTCGCTCTCCCACATAGAACCGGGGACGCTCAGCACCTCTTCCAGGCTGGTGTTCCTGGACTTGGGCAGcaacaatctgactgaaatCCCTAAGGGGATGTTCGGGGAGTCCCGTAGCCTCATCAAACTACGACTGGGCAACAACCCCTATCTGAGCCTGGTGAGTGAGGATGCTTTCCTGGGCCTCACCTCTCTGAGAGAACTGGAACTGGAACGTAATGCGCTGTCTGCCCTAAAGGTGGGGGCACTGAGTCAGTTGCCCTCCCTGAGGGTGGTGAGGCTAGAGGGCAACCCCTGGGTATGCAATTGCAACTTTGCCAACCTGTTCACATGGCTGATGGAGAACAGCCACAAGCTTCCAAATG GAGTGGAAGGCATGGAGTGCTCCCTCCCCATGGACGGCAGACGAGTGTCCCTGACCCAGCTCTCAAAGGACAGCTTCCGTGAGTGCCAGGCCACCCTGACTCTAACAGACCTGctcatcatcattttctctgGCATCTCAGTGTCTGTGGTGGCCATCATGACAAGCTTCTTCCTGGCTTCAACTGTCCATTGCTTCCAGCGCTGGAGTAAAGGCACCAAAGGGGACgaggaggagagtgaagagTGA